One stretch of Leadbetterella byssophila DSM 17132 DNA includes these proteins:
- the murB gene encoding UDP-N-acetylmuramate dehydrogenase: MINIKENISLKGYNTFGFDAKARYFCEVQNLEELKEAISSPLAQTLLILGGGSNVLLLEDFPGLVIRMNIKGIKVVEETEDTVVVHAGAGEIWHDLVLFTIENGWGGLENMSLIPGTVGAAPMQNIGAYGAEVKDTFIKLEALRKQDLQVVTFDNAQCKFGYRESFFKQEGKDQYVILGVSFKLKKNPSVNTSYGAIKDTLNEWGISAPTVKDVSNAVIHIRRSKLPDPAQIGNSGSFFKNPEIPIIQFEELQKTYPNLPSYPINPETVKVPAGWLIEQAGWKGKKTGHVGVHDKQALVLVHFGGGKGKEIANLASEIQASVYEKFGIKINPEVNFIPNFT; the protein is encoded by the coding sequence ATGATCAACATTAAAGAAAATATTTCCCTTAAGGGCTATAATACTTTTGGCTTTGATGCTAAAGCTCGATACTTCTGTGAAGTACAAAATTTAGAGGAACTAAAAGAAGCAATTTCTTCTCCCTTAGCTCAAACCCTACTCATCCTAGGAGGAGGTAGTAACGTACTCCTCCTGGAAGACTTTCCGGGCTTAGTGATAAGGATGAATATCAAAGGAATAAAAGTAGTAGAGGAGACTGAGGATACTGTGGTAGTTCATGCAGGAGCTGGAGAAATATGGCATGATCTAGTTTTATTCACTATAGAAAATGGTTGGGGAGGATTAGAGAACATGAGTCTCATCCCGGGGACAGTAGGCGCAGCACCTATGCAGAATATAGGAGCTTATGGCGCAGAAGTAAAGGATACCTTTATAAAGTTAGAAGCTCTTAGAAAACAGGATCTTCAAGTAGTTACTTTTGATAATGCACAATGCAAATTTGGCTATAGAGAAAGCTTTTTCAAGCAAGAGGGAAAAGACCAATATGTCATATTAGGAGTTAGTTTCAAACTAAAGAAAAACCCTTCCGTTAACACCTCCTATGGTGCCATAAAAGATACTTTAAACGAATGGGGAATATCCGCTCCCACTGTAAAGGATGTGAGCAATGCGGTGATACATATCAGGAGAAGTAAACTTCCAGATCCAGCACAGATAGGAAATAGCGGAAGCTTTTTTAAGAATCCTGAAATCCCTATAATACAGTTTGAAGAACTTCAAAAAACTTACCCTAATTTACCTTCTTATCCCATAAATCCGGAAACGGTAAAGGTTCCCGCCGGATGGTTAATCGAACAGGCTGGATGGAAAGGCAAGAAAACGGGACATGTGGGTGTGCATGATAAGCAGGCCTTAGTTTTAGTTCATTTTGGTGGAGGTAAAGGCAAAGAAATTGCAAACTTAGCCAGTGAGATACAAGCATCTGTTTATGAGAAATTTGGGATAAAAATTAACCCCGAAGTTAATTTTATACCTAACTTTACTTAA